In Dasypus novemcinctus isolate mDasNov1 chromosome 23, mDasNov1.1.hap2, whole genome shotgun sequence, the following proteins share a genomic window:
- the LOC131275662 gene encoding transport and Golgi organization protein 1 homolog, translating to MELSEESKSLGKSQKDLKLILLQGKEESKAKKTGGDTLRNRTLTGDCNRKVDNQMPQMVDVLQAQNAVSENEDLNLLQDRLRALTINKDNVAECLKEVENDYNSLLSLKASMEEECRSVTVKTESLQEVREQRKKTMQDLLELIHKNSRPQEGSKIMKPTLRSPDARKLPQRDPEPAAAPVKNSSSGSALPPEEVAEGKINTDARGSPFFPGSPLMRYPMGGPLSAMLRYGPSLPPWWPLGSDLLPPPPPVGQPV from the exons ATGGAGCTCAGTGAAGAAAGCAAATCCTTGGGGAAATCTCAGAAAGATTTAAAG TTGATCCTGCTACAAGGCAAAGAGGAATCTAAGGCCAAAAAGACAGGAGGAGATACATTAAGAAATAGAACACTGACAG gtgATTGCAACAGGAAGGTGGACAATCAAATGCCTCAGATGGTGGATGTCTTGCAG GCCCAAAATGCGGTATCAGAAAATGAAGATCTAAACCTGTTACAGGATAGGCTGCGAGCCTTGACGATCAATAAAGATAATGTGGCAG AATGCTTAAAGGAAGTAGAAAATGACTACAATTCATTGCTGTCTTTGAAAGCGTCAATGGAAGAGGAATGCAGATCCGTGACGGTGAAAACAGAGTCTCTCCAGGAAGTCCGTGAGCAGAGAAAGAAGACCATGCAAGA CTTGTTGGAGTTAATCCACAAAAACTCAAGGCCACAGGAGGGAAGCAAGATTATGAAACCGACTCTGCGAAGCCCTGATGCACGGAAACTTCCACAGAGAG ATCCTGAACCTGCTGCAGCTCCCGTGAAGAACAGCAGCTCTGGAAGTGCACTCCCCCCTGAGGAGGTGGCAGAGGGCAAG ATCAATACAGATGCAAGAGGATCCCCCTTTTTCCCAGGATCCCCCCTCATGcgctaccccatgggaggtcctctGTCAGCGATGCTACGATATGGGCCATCTCTGCCTCCCTGGTGGCCTCTCGGGTCTGACCTgctgcctccacctccaccaGTTG GACAACCAGTTTGA